The genomic stretch AAACAGAACCACTTATATTAAGGTAATAAAAAAAAGCACTAACCAATGCTAAAAGGTGCAGCTCACATGTTTTGGATGTTACATACACATAAATCTGATTGATCAATTCGATCATACATAAGAAtcaccaaaaagaaaaggatctaCAGTTCTACACCATGGTAGCAATTTTCTCCTGACAGTTAACACACGATCGCTTCAGACTCGAGATAATTCATGAACTAATCAAACAAAATCAGACTGTTCATgaaccaacaaggcaacaagcaAGGCGTCCAGCGGAATCAAGCAAGCAGCAGCTAGTATCCATGCAAGTCAGCCCGGGCCTGGCGTTCCATCTCCGGCAAGAGGCCGCGGCGGATGAGGCGCAGGCTCTTCCCCGCCGTGGTCGGCCTCGGCTGGGGACGCATCTCCTTCTTCCGCGCGGCGGccacggtggcggtggtggcggaggcgcTCGGGCTGGTGGCGCTGAACGGAGgcagggacggcggcggagtcgtgggcggcggcgagggcttGACCATCCTGATGTGTCGGCGCGGGACCTGGACGGTGCCGTAGGGATCGCCGGGCGGCCAGTTTCCGTCGTAGACGACCTCGTATCCTCCGTGGATGGGGGACACGATCATCGCTCGGAGCCAGAGCACGAGAGCCTCCCCGGTCTTTAGCGTCGTGGTCCTCGTGCGGACACCAACCTCCGTCCCGGGCCTCAGATGCTCGTCGGCGCCGAGGGTGGACAGGCACGCGGAACCGCCCGAGGATGGGGCGCAagacgccggcagcggcgtggaGGGAGAGAAGACGGTGGGGCGCGGCGAAGAgcgacggcgaggccgcggcgcgtgggtggcggcggagcctGGTGGGGACTTTGAGGCGGTGGACGATGAAACCTCCAGGCGTGGTGGAAGAGGGCGTGGCTCCCGGCCCGTGCAGCGAGCACTCtcacgcggaggcggcggcgcggagggcttCATGGCGACCGAGCTCTTGGGCGCCAAGTGCTTGGGCCTCCTGCGCTGGAGCTCCCGGCGGATGCTCTgcatgccggaggaggaggagcgatgCGGCATCACCATGGGATCGGAGAGGAGCGGGGGGCAGGGGGGTGGACAATCGGAGGCGGTGGGAGGAAGATGAGAGCGCAGGGCTGTGGAATCGAGCAGAGGATGAGCAGAGCAGAGAGGTTTGGTTTGGGGATGGCGCGGCGGAGGTTTGATTAGCAGATCGGGCCGAAAGACGCGGTTTCGGCCGAGTCCGATCGGAAGTAGGCCAGTTGCCTGCCGTGAGGGGCAAGTATAGTGGATTGGGGCCGGATGGTTCCCAGCTGTTGGGCTGGAAGTAATTTAGGCCACTAGCCCAATTAGCCTACCAATTTGGCTGCATCCCCGTTTCAGTGTTCTTGAGATCAACATTCCCCCAGCCTACCAATTTGGCTTGCAGTTTACTCATGTAAGAAAACTGTTGAACTTGGGTCAAATGCTGGGCCCGATCAGAAGGTGGCAGTAGCAGACAGTAGAAGTTATTCTTCTCTCAATTTCACGATGCACGGTGAAAGTAGACAGTAGCAGACAGAATATTCTTCTCTGAATTTCACAATGCACGGTGAAAGTTGGCTGAGGCTGTCTTTTTCTCCTGGCGAGAGCTGAAGTATTGGATCAGGCAGCAGTAATATTGCAGACACGATTAACTGATTGCGGCACAATTCGATTTCAGAAAAAAAGCAAATCTATCAATCTAGTTGATATCAACTAAGCTTACCACAAAAAAGCATCATAAATACATCACATGATAGTGATATTTGAGATAACTGTGATGATAATGGCTCGAACAGATTAAGCGGCTAATGATTTCAGTTTCAGCGGAATGTTTACAAAGGATCGTCGACATACATATGAATCTCCACAAGGAAATGATTTACACAGACCATGTTGGCAATTTTCTTCAGCCAATAACACGTGATCGCTACAGACTTGAAATAAATTCATGAACTAATCAAACAAAAACAGAGACTATTCATGAACTGAACCAACAAGCAACGCATCCAGCAGAATCAAGCAGCAGCTAGTAGTATCCATGCGAGTCAGCCCGGGCCTGGCGCTCCATCTCCGGCAAGAGGCTGCGGCGGATGAGGCGCAGGCTCTTCCCCGCCCTGGTCGGCCTCGGCGCGGGCTGCGTCTCTTTCTTCtgcgcggcgggcacggcggcggtggtggccgaggCGCACGGGATGGCGGCGAAggacggaggtggcggagggGTCGTCGGCGACGGGTTCATCATCCGGACGTGTCGGCGCGGGACGTGGACGGTGCCGTAGGGGTCGCTGGGCGGCCAGTTGCCGTCGTAGACGATCTCGTAGCCTTCCTGGGTGGGCGACACGACCATCGCTTTGAGCCAGAGCACGAGAGCCTCCCCCGTCTTGAGCGTCGTGGTCCTCGTGCGGACACCTACCGCCGTGCCGGGCCTCAgatgcgcggcggcgccgggagccGAAGAGACGGCGGACCaagacggcggcgtcgggcgagAGGCGACGGGTGGGCACCGCGAAGCGTGTGGCCGAGGCTGCGGCGCGTCGGTGCCGGCGCGGCATCGGGACTGGGCGGCGAACGACGACGGGATCTTCTCGCTCGGGGGACGAGGGCGTGGTTCCCGGCTCGTGTAGCGAGGACTCtcacacggcggcggcggcgcggaggactTCATGGCGACCGAGCTCTTGGGCGCCAAGGGCTTGGGCCTCCGGCGCTGGAGCTCCCGGCGGATGTTCTgcatgccggaggaggaggggcgatGCGGCATCACCATTGGATCGAAGAAGCGCGGGTGCGAGGGAGGCAAGGGCGCAGAGGGTGGATGGATGGGATCgagcagaggaggaaggcgaGAGAGGGCAGAGGTTGGGTGTGGGGATTGCGCGCGAGGGGAGCGTGTAGGATTTAAGCAGGTGATTTCGCAGACCGGGCCGAGCGACGCGGTTTTGGTCGAGTCCGATCCGAAGTAGGATGGATGGGCTACTTTCCGTGACGGTCAAGTTGATCGAATTAAGGCTGGATGGTTTTCCAGGGCGTTCGGCTAGGCTGTAGTCCGATCCGAAGTAGGATGGGTCCAACTGGATGGATGAGCCAGTAAAATCGATTAAGGCCCGATGGCTTCAGCTGTTGGGCTGGGGGGTCCATCTGAGACATCTCGCTGGCACTAGGCCTAATTTAGCCCGCCTACCTACAATTTGAACCGGGGGTTCTTGAGATCTTCTCCCCGGTTGTTTGAACCCCTTTTTTCAGTGGAAATATTTATTCTTCTCTTAACTTCA from Setaria italica strain Yugu1 chromosome II, Setaria_italica_v2.0, whole genome shotgun sequence encodes the following:
- the LOC101771578 gene encoding proline-rich receptor-like protein kinase PERK14: MVMPHRSSSSGMQSIRRELQRRRPKHLAPKSSVAMKPSAPPPPRESARCTGREPRPLPPRLEVSSSTASKSPPGSAATHAPRPRRRSSPRPTVFSPSTPLPASCAPSSGGSACLSTLGADEHLRPGTEVGVRTRTTTLKTGEALVLWLRAMIVSPIHGGYEVVYDGNWPPGDPYGTVQVPRRHIRMVKPSPPPTTPPPSLPPFSATSPSASATTATVAAARKKEMRPQPRPTTAGKSLRLIRRGLLPEMERQARADLHGY
- the LOC105913807 gene encoding extensin, with the translated sequence MVMPHRPSSSGMQNIRRELQRRRPKPLAPKSSVAMKSSAPPPPCESPRYTSREPRPRPPSEKIPSSFAAQSRCRAGTDAPQPRPHASRCPPVASRPTPPSWSAVSSAPGAAAHLRPGTAVGVRTRTTTLKTGEALVLWLKAMVVSPTQEGYEIVYDGNWPPSDPYGTVHVPRRHVRMMNPSPTTPPPPPSFAAIPCASATTAAVPAAQKKETQPAPRPTRAGKSLRLIRRSLLPEMERQARADSHGYY